In the Drosophila takahashii strain IR98-3 E-12201 chromosome 3R, DtakHiC1v2, whole genome shotgun sequence genome, one interval contains:
- the Fancl gene encoding E3 ubiquitin-protein ligase Fancl, with the protein MDTRKEDVERLLVNKYPGLEAQLQASGSLIIRGVICSEDIWHRLRLYLPQYPALDSFQLYVQEGVEFKIYTSDNLKLQDEWKLEDLLDNLGKILPAKKAETCSKKQWPQENIYEDILALHKSKEFQMQIDEACSRLRFSDFSDYEQHYLELEIPSLRLVDHSLPECVPFGEMLAKNAGSLEQILTLYRKLLEELRPFYDNFMDIDELCHVLQPSPITTKHNTRVFPLKDRVYLKLTIGDPFACVASMALKIIGPTDEVARLRHVLSDGLGNWDSELDIHKNLLRMFDLCYFPMPDWSDGPKPDEEDNEELRCNICFVYRLDSGDVPLVSCDNPKCVLKCHAACLEEWFQTLMDGKTFLEVSFGLCPFCKAKLSTSFAALLND; encoded by the exons ATGGACACCAGAAAAGAAGATGTGGAGCGCCTCCTGGTGAACAAGTATCCTGGTCTGGAGGCACAACTTCAAGCTAGTGGTTCTTTGATCATAAGAGGCGTTATTTGCAGTGAG GATATTTGGCATCGCCTTAGGCTCTATTTACCTCAATATCCAGCTCTTGATAGTTTCCAGCTATATGTGCAGGAGGGCGTGGAGTTCAAGATCTACACGTCGGATAACCTAAAGTTACAGGACGAATGGAAGCTGGAGGATTTGCTGGACAATCTGGGAAAGATTCTTCCGGCCAAAAAAGCAGAGACATGTTCTAAAAAGCAATGGCCTCAGGAAAATATATACGAAGATATCCTGGCCCTGCACAAATCCAAGGAGTTCCAAATGCAAATCGATGAGGCTTGTTCCCGCCTCCGTTTCAGCGATTTCAGTGACTACGAGCAGCATTATCTTGAGCTGGAGATACCCTCGTTACGCTTGGTCGATCACAGCCTGCCGGAATGCGTACCCTTCGGCGAAATGCTGGCCAAGAATGCCGGAAGCCTGGAGCAGATCCTCACCCTCTACCGCAAGCTGCTGGAGGAGCTGCGTCCGTTCTACGACAACTTCATGGACATCGACGAGCTGTGCCATGTGCTCCAGCCGTCGCCCATCACGACCAAGCACAACACCCGTGTGTTTCCGCTCAAGGATCGCGTCTACTTGAAGTTGACCATTGGGGATCCCTTCGCCTGCGTCGCATCCATGGCCCTGAAGATCATTGGACCCACGGATGAGGTGGCCCGACTGCGTCACGTGCTCAGCGATGGCCTGGGCAACTGGGACTCCGAGCTGGACATCCACAAGAACCTGCTGCGCATGTTCGACCTGTGCTACTTCCCAATGCCGGACTGGTCCGATGGTCCCAAGCCGGATGAGGAGGACAACGAGGAGCTGCGCTGCAACATTTGCTTCGTCTATCGGCTGGATAGTGGCGATGTGCCTTTAGTCTCCTGCGACAATCCGAAATGTGTTCTCAAGTGCCATGCCGCCTGCTTGGAGGAGTGGTTCCAGACGCTAATGGACGGCAAGACCTTCCTGGAGGTCTCCTTTGGCCTGTGTCCCTTCTGCAAGGCA AAGCTGTCCACCTCCTTTGCGGCACTTCTGAATGattga
- the Npc2e gene encoding NPC intracellular cholesterol transporter 2 produces the protein MLQIVVTLSLILATVSATNVQQCKNKPFPLDVSIKDCDEPPCVVYKGTIAVMEVHFLGNNNNIKSITATTTAKVLGMNLPYVLPEEVSDVCRNLLYGAICPIDKDEDVTYQFNFYVEPSFPEITADVTVTLNDAQNEPITCFVVSCKIRKGATGASQSLREGFLLDWTNPGSL, from the exons ATGCTGCAAATCGTTGTAACTTTGTCTTTAATTCTGGCCACTGTCAGTGCCACCAATGTCCAGCAGT GCAAAAACAAGCCGTTCCCACTGGATGTGAGTATCAAGGATTGCGATGAGCCACCGTGCGTTGTGTATAAGGGAACCATTGCCGTAATGGAGGTGCACTTCCTGGGCA ATAACAACAATATCAAGAGCATCACGGCCACCACAACGGCCAAGGTGTTGGGCATGAATCTGCCATATGTGCTGCCCGAGGAAGTTTCCGATGTGTGCCGAAACCTTCTGTACGGCGCCATCTGTCCCATCGATAAGGACGAGGATGTCACGTACCAGTTCAACTTCTACGTGGAGCCTTCGTTCCCGGAAATCACGGCGGATGTCACTGTCACACTTAACGATGCCCAAAACGAACCGATCACCTGTTTTGTGGTGAGCTGTAAAATCCGGAAGGGAGCCACTGGGGCATCCCAATCCCTGCGGGAGGGATTCCTACTGGACTGGACGAACCCCGGTTCCCTCTAA
- the Npc2d gene encoding NPC intracellular cholesterol transporter 2: MQVKAFILISLGLMSLVGAQQEHPATEVKRCSGSKPFPLEVRVHGCVTPPCQIVKGSTQKFEIDFAVDKYITKLTTLVKATTLGIITVPYELPADVAAVCPNLQYGAYCPLYATEDVSYLFTFPIGEYPEIGVKIEIYLVDQDNEIATCFVCDIKVVKGNGGNSVYELDYLN, translated from the exons ATGCAAGTCAAGGCGTTTATTCTGATCTCCCTGGGACTAATGTCGCTGGTCGGCGCCCAGCAGGAGCATCCGGCGACGGAGGTGAAGAGAT GCTCTGGCAGCAAACCCTTTCCGCTGGAGGTGCGTGTTCATGGCTGCGTAACTCCGCCCTGCCAGATTGTCAAGGGTTCGACGCAGAAGTTCGAGATCGATTTTGCCGTGGATAAGTACATTACCAAGCTAACAACTTTGGTGAAGGCCACCACCCTTGGAATTATCACAGTGCCCTACGAACTGCCCGCGGATGTGGCTGCCGTCTGTCCAAATCTCCAGTACGGCGCCTATTGCCCACTTTATGCCACCGAGGATGTGTCCTATCTGTTCACCTTTCCCATCGGCGAATATCCCGAGATCGGCGTGAAGATCGAGATCTATCTGGTGGACCAGGACAATGAGATTGCCACGTGCTTCGTGTGCGACATCAAGGTGGTCAAGGGAAATGGCGGCAATTCGGTCTACGAACTGGACTATCTCAACTGA